From a single Mesorhizobium shangrilense genomic region:
- a CDS encoding RbsD/FucU family protein has protein sequence MLIGIPALLGPELLATLRAMGHGDEIALVDGNYPAEEQAHRLIRADGHPLVPVLDAILSVLPVDDAVPEALFRASVKGDPLLADPVHREMEAICAKRAPGRKVVALAGADFYARVKAAHAIVATSEPRLYANIIIRKGVIYPPETKTP, from the coding sequence ATGCTGATCGGAATCCCGGCGCTGCTTGGTCCGGAGCTTCTGGCAACCCTGCGTGCCATGGGCCACGGCGACGAAATTGCCCTTGTCGATGGCAACTACCCGGCCGAGGAGCAGGCGCACCGGCTCATCCGTGCGGACGGTCACCCTCTGGTTCCGGTGCTCGATGCCATACTGAGCGTGCTGCCCGTGGACGATGCGGTGCCCGAGGCGCTGTTTCGCGCTTCGGTCAAAGGCGATCCCTTGCTTGCCGATCCCGTTCATCGCGAGATGGAGGCGATTTGTGCAAAGCGCGCGCCGGGCCGCAAGGTGGTTGCGCTGGCCGGCGCCGACTTTTATGCACGGGTCAAGGCCGCGCACGCGATCGTCGCCACCAGCGAGCCCAGGCTCTATGCCAACATCATCATCCGCAAGGGCGTTATCTATCCGCCGGAGACCAAGACACCATGA
- a CDS encoding glycogen/starch/alpha-glucan phosphorylase, translating into MTRAMTSEAPQPALENPDPKTLAEEVLMSLKYRVGKDTTVATQYDWLTASIKVVRDRIVDHWMQATKEAYDQQEKRVYYLSLEFLIGRLMRDAFSNLGLMENMREALSSLGVDLDIIAALEPDAALGNGGLGRLAACFMESMATVDIPAHGYGIRYANGMFRQEIHDGWQVELPETWLDHGNPWEFERRERSFEVGFGGSVESVTSKDGRLERHVWKPTEHVLAVAYDTPVVGWRAHRVNTLRLWSGMPIDPILLDKFNAGDHIGALAESNKADALSRVLYPADSHKAGQELRLRQEYFFSTASLQDIVQRHLSQYGDLKSLPDKAAIHLNDTHPAIAVPELMRLLMDVHGMDFDLAWSITKRTFGYTNHTLLPEALESWPVPLFERLLPRHMQIVYAINAEVLLEARASNQFSDEQIGRISLIQENGDRRVRMGNLAFVGSHSINGVSALHTDLMKETVFADLHTLYPDRINNKTNGITPRRWLIQCNPGLTALTREAIGDRFLDDIDAIKGLDAFAGDAAFRDKFAAVKRANKVRLANLVADRLGIKVDPSALFDIQIKRIHEYKRQLLNILEAIALYDQIRSHPERDWMPRVKFFGGKAAPSYHNAKLIIKLANDVAKVINRDPAVRGLLKVVFVPNYNVSLAEIMMPAADLSEQISTAGMEASGTGNMKFALNGALTIGTLDGANVEIKECVGDDNIFIFGLTTAEVAERRNNGYDPRSVIEGSPELAQAVAAVSSGVFSPDDPERYRDLINGLYQSDWFMVAADFDAYAAAQRDVDAVWRNSPDWYARAIHNVARVGWFSSDRTIRQYAKEIWNVPV; encoded by the coding sequence ATGACGCGCGCGATGACATCCGAAGCCCCCCAGCCCGCACTCGAAAATCCCGATCCCAAGACGCTCGCAGAAGAAGTCTTGATGTCCCTCAAATACCGCGTCGGCAAGGACACCACTGTCGCGACGCAGTACGACTGGCTGACCGCCTCGATCAAGGTCGTGCGCGATCGCATCGTCGACCACTGGATGCAGGCGACGAAGGAAGCCTACGACCAGCAGGAAAAGCGGGTCTATTATCTGTCGCTGGAATTCCTCATCGGCCGGCTGATGCGCGATGCCTTCTCCAATCTCGGCCTGATGGAAAATATGCGCGAGGCGCTGTCATCGCTCGGCGTCGATCTCGATATCATCGCCGCGCTCGAACCGGATGCGGCCCTTGGCAATGGCGGTCTCGGTCGCCTTGCCGCCTGCTTCATGGAAAGCATGGCGACGGTCGATATTCCCGCACATGGCTACGGCATCCGCTATGCCAATGGCATGTTCCGGCAGGAAATCCATGATGGTTGGCAGGTGGAACTGCCGGAGACCTGGCTGGACCACGGCAACCCTTGGGAGTTCGAGCGACGCGAACGCTCCTTCGAGGTAGGCTTCGGCGGCTCGGTGGAATCGGTCACCTCCAAGGATGGTCGGCTGGAGCGACACGTCTGGAAGCCGACCGAACATGTTCTGGCCGTCGCCTACGACACCCCTGTGGTCGGCTGGCGGGCCCACCGCGTCAACACGCTGCGCCTTTGGTCGGGCATGCCGATCGATCCGATCCTGCTCGACAAATTCAACGCCGGCGACCACATCGGGGCGCTCGCTGAAAGCAACAAGGCCGATGCCCTGTCGCGCGTTCTTTATCCCGCCGATTCCCACAAGGCTGGGCAGGAGTTGCGGCTGCGGCAGGAGTATTTCTTCTCCACCGCCTCGCTACAGGACATAGTCCAGCGCCATCTCAGCCAGTATGGCGACCTGAAGTCGCTGCCCGACAAGGCGGCGATCCATCTCAACGACACCCATCCGGCCATCGCTGTACCCGAGTTGATGCGTCTCTTGATGGACGTCCACGGCATGGATTTCGACCTCGCCTGGAGCATCACCAAACGCACCTTCGGCTACACCAATCACACGCTGCTCCCGGAAGCGCTGGAAAGCTGGCCGGTGCCGCTGTTCGAGCGGCTTTTGCCGCGTCACATGCAGATCGTCTACGCCATCAACGCTGAAGTCCTGCTCGAAGCACGCGCGTCCAACCAGTTCTCGGATGAGCAGATCGGCCGCATTTCGCTGATCCAAGAAAACGGTGATCGCCGGGTGCGCATGGGCAATCTGGCCTTTGTCGGCTCGCACTCGATCAACGGCGTCTCGGCCCTGCACACCGACCTGATGAAGGAGACGGTGTTTGCCGACCTTCACACGCTCTACCCCGACCGCATCAACAACAAGACCAATGGCATCACGCCACGGCGTTGGCTCATCCAGTGCAATCCAGGGCTGACGGCGCTGACCCGTGAGGCGATCGGCGATCGCTTCCTCGACGACATCGATGCGATCAAGGGGCTCGACGCCTTCGCCGGCGATGCCGCGTTCCGCGACAAGTTTGCCGCCGTCAAGCGGGCCAACAAGGTGCGTCTGGCCAATCTCGTCGCCGACCGGCTCGGCATCAAGGTCGATCCCTCGGCGCTGTTCGACATCCAGATCAAGCGCATCCACGAGTACAAGCGGCAGCTTCTGAACATCCTCGAGGCGATCGCGCTTTACGACCAGATCCGCTCGCATCCGGAGCGCGACTGGATGCCCCGCGTAAAATTCTTCGGCGGTAAGGCGGCGCCCAGCTATCACAACGCCAAATTGATCATCAAGCTCGCCAACGACGTCGCCAAGGTCATCAACCGTGACCCGGCCGTGCGCGGCTTGCTGAAGGTCGTCTTCGTGCCGAACTACAATGTCAGCCTGGCCGAGATCATGATGCCGGCCGCGGACCTGTCCGAACAGATATCGACCGCAGGCATGGAGGCGTCGGGCACCGGCAACATGAAGTTCGCGCTGAACGGCGCACTCACCATCGGCACGCTCGATGGCGCCAATGTCGAGATCAAGGAATGTGTTGGCGACGACAACATCTTCATCTTCGGCCTGACCACCGCCGAGGTCGCAGAGCGGCGTAACAATGGCTACGATCCGCGATCCGTGATCGAGGGCTCGCCTGAACTGGCGCAGGCCGTGGCGGCGGTGTCCTCGGGCGTTTTCTCGCCGGACGATCCGGAGCGCTATCGGGACCTGATCAACGGCCTTTACCAGAGCGATTGGTTCATGGTGGCCGCGGATTTCGACGCCTATGCGGCGGCTCAGCGCGATGTCGATGCCGTCTGGCGCAACAGCCCGGACTGGTATGCGAGGGCGATCCACAATGTCGCGCGCGTCGGCTGGTTCTCTTCCGATCGCACGATCCGTCAATATGCGAAAGAAATCTGGAACGTACCTGTCTGA
- the glgB gene encoding 1,4-alpha-glucan branching protein GlgB, which translates to MRKPRATAATSGPDGLASAGDVAAIVAGTHGDPFAVLGVQDAGKGLVARCFVPHAEFVTAYTLTGKKAGELSRRDDGGFFEGKLSIKKRQPLRYHARNATGDWWLTDPYSFGPVLGPMDDYYIAEGSHLRLFDKLGAHVIEHEGASGVHFAVWAPNARRVSVVGDFNDWDGRRHSMRDRRDTGIWEVFIPDIGAGRPYKYEIIGPDGVRLPLKADPFAFKSELRPATASVVAVPPAHPWGDDAHRNFWRNADPRREAISIYEVHAGSWQLRDDGTFLSWDELADRLIPYVVETGFTHIEFMPISEHPYDPSWGYQTTGLYAPSARFGDPDGFARFVDGAHRAGVGVILDWVPAHFPVDEHGLAHFDGTALYEHADPRKGFHPDWNTAIYNFGRREVVSFLVNNALFWAEKYHVDGLRVDAVASMLYLDYSRKAGEWIPNEKGGRENLEAVSFLQKMNKEVYGHHPGVMTIAEESTSWPKVSAPVHEGGLGFGFKWNMGFMHDTLEYFSKEPIFRKHHHNDLTFGLVYAFSENFVLPLSHDEVVHGKGTLLSKMAGDDWQKFATLRAYYGFMWGYPGKKLLFMGQEFAQRREWSEARALDWDLLDFRPHRGVRQVVRDLNYLYRSRPALHARDCEPEGFSWLIVDDSANSVFAWLRSAPGGNPVAVISNFTPVPREDYRVPLPRAGKWREIINTDASEYGGSGKGNGGVVEARAEGGGTSATMLLPPLSTIMLEFVPE; encoded by the coding sequence ATGAGGAAGCCGCGCGCGACCGCTGCGACAAGCGGGCCGGATGGACTGGCTTCGGCCGGTGATGTCGCGGCGATTGTCGCCGGCACGCATGGAGATCCGTTTGCCGTCCTGGGTGTCCAGGACGCGGGCAAGGGACTTGTCGCCCGCTGCTTCGTGCCACACGCCGAGTTCGTCACGGCCTACACGCTGACCGGCAAGAAGGCCGGCGAACTGTCCCGGCGCGACGATGGCGGTTTCTTCGAAGGCAAGCTGTCGATCAAGAAGCGGCAGCCGCTGCGCTATCATGCACGAAATGCCACCGGGGATTGGTGGCTGACCGATCCCTACTCATTCGGCCCGGTGCTTGGGCCGATGGACGATTACTACATCGCCGAGGGATCGCATCTGCGGCTGTTCGACAAGCTCGGTGCGCATGTCATCGAGCATGAGGGCGCGTCTGGCGTGCATTTCGCCGTCTGGGCACCCAATGCAAGGCGCGTTTCGGTTGTCGGCGACTTCAACGACTGGGACGGCCGCAGGCATTCGATGCGCGACCGTCGCGACACCGGCATCTGGGAAGTGTTCATTCCCGACATTGGTGCCGGCCGGCCCTATAAATACGAGATCATCGGACCTGACGGTGTCCGCCTTCCGCTCAAGGCCGACCCGTTTGCCTTCAAGTCCGAACTGCGCCCTGCCACCGCTTCGGTGGTCGCGGTGCCGCCGGCGCACCCATGGGGCGACGACGCGCATCGCAATTTCTGGCGCAATGCCGATCCCCGGCGCGAGGCCATATCGATCTATGAGGTCCATGCCGGATCCTGGCAGCTTCGAGACGACGGCACCTTCCTGTCATGGGACGAACTCGCCGACCGCCTGATACCGTATGTGGTCGAGACCGGCTTTACTCACATCGAATTCATGCCGATCTCGGAACATCCCTACGATCCGTCCTGGGGCTACCAGACGACCGGGCTCTACGCGCCATCGGCCCGCTTCGGCGATCCCGACGGTTTTGCCCGCTTCGTCGACGGCGCCCACCGCGCTGGCGTCGGCGTCATCCTGGATTGGGTGCCCGCACATTTCCCGGTCGACGAGCACGGCCTGGCCCATTTCGACGGCACAGCGCTCTATGAGCATGCCGACCCGCGCAAGGGATTTCATCCCGACTGGAACACCGCGATCTACAATTTCGGCCGGCGCGAGGTGGTGTCGTTCCTCGTCAACAACGCATTGTTCTGGGCGGAGAAATACCATGTCGACGGTTTGCGCGTCGATGCGGTGGCCTCGATGCTGTACCTCGACTATTCGCGCAAGGCCGGTGAATGGATCCCCAACGAGAAGGGTGGTCGTGAAAATCTGGAGGCGGTCAGCTTCCTGCAGAAGATGAACAAGGAGGTTTACGGCCATCATCCCGGCGTGATGACGATCGCCGAGGAATCGACCTCATGGCCGAAGGTCTCGGCACCGGTGCATGAAGGCGGACTGGGCTTCGGCTTCAAGTGGAACATGGGCTTCATGCACGACACGCTGGAGTATTTCTCCAAGGAGCCGATTTTCCGCAAGCACCACCACAACGACCTCACCTTCGGCCTGGTCTATGCTTTCAGCGAGAATTTCGTCCTGCCGCTCTCCCATGACGAAGTCGTGCACGGCAAAGGCACGCTGCTCAGCAAGATGGCCGGCGATGACTGGCAGAAGTTTGCGACGCTGCGCGCCTATTACGGCTTCATGTGGGGCTATCCCGGCAAGAAATTGTTGTTCATGGGACAGGAGTTCGCACAGCGCCGCGAATGGAGCGAGGCACGCGCGCTCGACTGGGATCTGCTCGACTTCCGGCCGCATCGCGGTGTCCGGCAAGTGGTGCGCGACCTCAACTATCTCTACCGTTCACGCCCGGCGCTGCATGCGCGCGATTGCGAGCCAGAGGGCTTTTCCTGGCTGATCGTCGATGACAGCGCGAACTCGGTCTTTGCCTGGCTGCGCAGCGCGCCTGGCGGCAATCCGGTCGCTGTCATTTCCAATTTCACGCCGGTGCCGCGCGAGGATTACCGCGTGCCACTGCCAAGGGCGGGAAAATGGCGCGAGATCATCAACACGGATGCTTCGGAATATGGCGGCTCCGGCAAGGGCAATGGCGGTGTCGTCGAGGCTCGGGCGGAGGGCGGAGGCACGTCGGCGACGATGCTGCTGCCGCCGCTGTCCACCATCATGCTCGAATTCGTTCCAGAATGA
- a CDS encoding ATP-binding cassette domain-containing protein: MTQEPILTARGLVKRYGRVTALDSADFDLYPGEILAVIGDNGAGKSSLIKAISGAVTPDEGEIRLEGKPIAFKSPMEAREAGIETVYQNLALSPALSIADNMFLGRELRKPGFVGQWLRMLDRPEMEKRAREKLTELGLMTIQNISQAVETLSGGQRQGVAVARAAAFGSKMVIMDEPTAALGVKESRRVLELILDVKKRGLPIVLISHNMPHVFEVADRIHIHRLGSRLAVIDPKQYSMSDAVAFMTGAKVPPEAALAA; this comes from the coding sequence ATGACACAGGAACCCATCCTTACCGCGCGTGGACTGGTCAAGCGCTATGGTCGCGTTACGGCTCTCGACAGCGCCGACTTCGATCTCTATCCGGGCGAAATTCTCGCTGTCATCGGCGATAACGGCGCCGGCAAGTCATCCCTGATCAAGGCGATTTCCGGCGCGGTTACCCCCGACGAGGGTGAAATCCGGCTGGAAGGCAAGCCCATCGCTTTCAAATCGCCGATGGAGGCGCGCGAGGCCGGCATCGAAACCGTCTACCAGAACCTGGCGCTGTCTCCCGCCTTGTCGATCGCCGACAACATGTTTCTTGGTCGCGAGTTGCGCAAGCCGGGCTTTGTCGGGCAATGGCTTCGCATGCTCGACCGTCCAGAGATGGAGAAGCGCGCCCGCGAAAAACTCACCGAACTTGGCCTGATGACGATTCAGAACATCAGCCAGGCGGTGGAAACGCTGTCAGGCGGCCAGCGTCAGGGCGTCGCGGTGGCGCGCGCCGCAGCTTTTGGCTCCAAGATGGTGATCATGGATGAGCCAACGGCGGCACTCGGCGTCAAGGAGAGCCGCCGTGTGCTCGAACTGATCCTCGACGTCAAGAAGCGTGGCCTGCCGATCGTGCTGATTTCACACAACATGCCGCATGTCTTCGAGGTAGCCGACCGCATCCACATTCATCGGCTGGGCAGTCGTCTCGCTGTCATCGATCCCAAACAATACTCGATGTCCGATGCCGTTGCCTTTATGACCGGAGCCAAAGTTCCGCCGGAGGCGGCGCTGGCGGCCTAG
- a CDS encoding ROK family transcriptional regulator, with protein sequence METGIARHGSPEAADSRLHRGTNQSGMRDHNERLVLSLVRQHGSLAKSDIARMTGLSAQTVSVIMRELEDDNLLVRQAPLRGKIGQPSIPMALNPEGAYFIGLKIGRRSAELVLIDFLGNVRSMLQNSYRYPAPRETVEFVTSGMEKMRGDLSPAQNKRIAGLGIAMPFELWNWADTAGAPRDVMDEWRHRDIRAEIQLQCEFPVYLQNDATSACGAELVFGKAGGARDFVYFYIGAFAGGGIVLNGRLYGGPTGNAGALGSMPVPGPDGKPTQLIDVASIAMLEKALNARGVEASHLWTSPEDWGEIGAELDDWIASASQALAYAIVAASSVIDFEAAVIDGWMPLTVRRRLVDAVTEAIAKIDGEGLKLPTIREGTVGIHARALGGASLPLSERFLVGSNTISRSV encoded by the coding sequence GTGGAAACCGGCATTGCGAGGCACGGTTCGCCCGAGGCAGCCGATAGCCGGCTTCACCGCGGCACCAACCAAAGCGGGATGCGGGACCACAATGAGCGGCTCGTGCTTTCGCTGGTGCGCCAGCATGGCAGCCTGGCCAAATCCGACATCGCGCGCATGACCGGACTTTCGGCGCAGACCGTGTCCGTCATCATGCGTGAACTCGAAGATGACAATCTGCTCGTGCGCCAGGCGCCGTTGCGCGGCAAGATCGGCCAACCCTCCATTCCGATGGCGCTGAACCCCGAGGGTGCGTATTTCATCGGTCTCAAGATCGGCCGCCGCAGCGCTGAACTGGTGCTGATCGATTTCCTCGGCAACGTCCGGTCGATGCTTCAAAATTCGTACCGCTACCCTGCACCGCGCGAGACGGTTGAATTCGTCACCTCGGGCATGGAGAAGATGCGTGGAGATCTTAGCCCTGCGCAAAACAAGCGCATTGCCGGACTCGGCATCGCCATGCCGTTCGAATTGTGGAACTGGGCCGACACGGCAGGCGCGCCCCGGGACGTGATGGATGAATGGCGCCATCGCGACATTCGCGCCGAGATCCAGCTGCAATGCGAATTTCCTGTTTATCTTCAGAACGATGCCACTTCGGCATGCGGCGCGGAGCTTGTTTTCGGCAAGGCCGGTGGCGCGCGCGACTTCGTTTATTTCTACATCGGCGCCTTTGCCGGTGGCGGCATCGTGCTCAATGGCCGCCTCTATGGTGGCCCGACAGGCAATGCCGGAGCGCTGGGCTCCATGCCGGTGCCCGGTCCCGACGGCAAGCCAACCCAGCTGATCGACGTGGCGTCGATCGCCATGCTGGAAAAAGCGCTCAATGCTCGTGGTGTCGAAGCCTCGCATCTGTGGACGTCGCCCGAGGACTGGGGCGAGATCGGCGCCGAACTCGACGACTGGATTGCCAGTGCGTCACAGGCGCTCGCCTACGCCATCGTGGCGGCTTCCTCGGTCATCGATTTCGAGGCCGCGGTCATCGACGGCTGGATGCCGCTCACAGTGCGCCGGCGGCTGGTCGACGCCGTCACCGAGGCCATCGCCAAGATCGACGGGGAAGGCTTGAAACTTCCAACGATTCGCGAGGGGACGGTCGGCATCCACGCACGCGCGCTCGGCGGCGCCAGCCTGCCGCTTTCCGAACGCTTCCTCGTCGGTTCGAACACGATTTCCAGGAGCGTCTGA
- a CDS encoding sugar ABC transporter substrate-binding protein, whose protein sequence is MKATVFAAAALGLMTFAPAAFAANVSACLITKTDTNPFFVKMKEGATAKAKEIGVDLKAYAGKAEGDNEGQVAAIESCIADGAKGILITATDTAAIVPAVKKARDAGLLVIALDTQLEPADAADATFATDNFKAGELIGSWAKATLGDKAKDAHIAYMDLIASQPSVDVQRDQGFMKGFGIDLGDPKKIGDEKDPRNVCHDLSSGNEDGGHTAMENCLQKDPNINVVYTINEPAAAGAYQALKAVGKEKDVLIVSIDGGCPGVKNVAEGVIGATSQQYPLLMASLGIQAIKAFADTGKKPEPSPGLNFYNTGVTLITDKPAAGIDSIDTKAGLAKCWG, encoded by the coding sequence TTGAAAGCCACCGTTTTTGCTGCCGCCGCGCTTGGCCTGATGACGTTTGCGCCTGCTGCGTTCGCTGCCAATGTCAGCGCTTGCCTGATCACCAAGACCGATACCAATCCCTTCTTCGTCAAGATGAAGGAAGGCGCCACGGCGAAAGCCAAGGAAATCGGCGTCGATCTCAAGGCCTATGCCGGCAAGGCCGAGGGCGACAATGAAGGCCAGGTTGCAGCGATAGAATCCTGCATCGCCGACGGCGCCAAGGGCATTCTCATCACCGCCACCGATACGGCGGCAATCGTGCCGGCAGTGAAGAAGGCGCGCGACGCCGGACTTCTGGTGATCGCGCTGGACACTCAGCTTGAGCCCGCCGATGCCGCGGATGCGACGTTTGCGACCGACAATTTCAAAGCCGGCGAACTTATCGGCTCCTGGGCCAAGGCAACCCTGGGCGACAAGGCCAAGGATGCCCACATTGCCTATATGGATCTGATCGCTAGCCAGCCGTCGGTCGACGTGCAGCGCGACCAGGGCTTCATGAAAGGCTTCGGCATCGACCTAGGTGATCCCAAGAAGATCGGCGACGAGAAGGATCCGCGCAATGTCTGCCACGATCTGTCGAGCGGTAATGAGGATGGCGGTCATACCGCCATGGAGAACTGCCTGCAGAAAGACCCCAACATCAACGTCGTCTATACCATCAATGAGCCTGCCGCCGCAGGCGCCTACCAGGCGCTGAAAGCCGTGGGCAAGGAGAAGGACGTTTTGATTGTTTCGATCGATGGCGGCTGCCCCGGCGTCAAGAACGTTGCCGAGGGTGTTATCGGCGCCACTTCGCAGCAATATCCGCTTCTGATGGCTTCGCTCGGTATCCAGGCGATCAAGGCCTTCGCCGACACCGGCAAGAAGCCGGAACCGTCGCCTGGCCTGAACTTCTACAACACCGGCGTCACGCTCATCACCGACAAGCCGGCTGCCGGCATCGATTCCATCGATACCAAGGCAGGCCTCGCCAAGTGCTGGGGTTGA
- a CDS encoding ABC transporter permease: MSVDTTKVSGPQEFEKTLAASDKSVASFDTHSRTALESIQHRLHKSPAMVPLIILLLSVILFAIVVGGRFFSPFTLTLILQQVAITGMVGIAQTLVVLTAGIDLSVGAIMVLSSVVMGQFAMHYGVPAPVAVAVGLLVGSICGLINGILIARVKLPPFIVTLGTWSIYAAVNFIYSGNETIRSQDLETTAPLLQFFGGSFKVGGAVFTYGVLLMLIMAAIAWYVLNHTAWGRHVYAVGDDPEAAELSGVRVDRMLLAVYTLTGLICAIAGWALIGRIGSVSPQAGQFENINSITAVVIGGTSLFGGRGSILGTIFGALIVGVFALGLRLWGTDPQWTQLSVGALIIVAVAIDQWIRKISG; encoded by the coding sequence TTGAGCGTTGATACAACCAAAGTCAGCGGACCGCAGGAGTTCGAGAAGACTTTAGCCGCGAGCGACAAGAGTGTCGCTTCGTTCGATACCCATTCCCGCACCGCTTTGGAAAGCATCCAGCATCGGCTGCACAAAAGTCCTGCCATGGTGCCGCTGATCATCCTGCTCCTGTCGGTGATCCTGTTTGCCATCGTCGTCGGCGGGCGCTTCTTTTCTCCCTTTACGCTGACGCTGATCCTGCAGCAGGTGGCAATAACCGGTATGGTCGGCATCGCCCAGACGCTAGTGGTGCTGACCGCCGGTATCGACCTGTCCGTCGGCGCCATTATGGTGCTGAGTTCGGTCGTGATGGGTCAGTTTGCCATGCACTACGGCGTCCCTGCGCCTGTGGCGGTCGCTGTCGGTCTGCTTGTCGGCTCGATCTGTGGCTTGATAAACGGCATTCTGATAGCCCGGGTAAAGTTGCCGCCTTTCATTGTCACGCTCGGCACATGGTCGATCTACGCGGCCGTCAATTTCATCTATTCGGGCAACGAGACCATCCGAAGTCAGGATCTCGAGACCACGGCGCCCTTGCTGCAGTTCTTTGGCGGCTCGTTCAAGGTTGGCGGCGCCGTCTTCACCTATGGCGTGCTCCTAATGCTGATTATGGCGGCTATCGCCTGGTACGTGCTCAACCACACCGCGTGGGGACGGCATGTCTATGCGGTGGGTGATGATCCAGAAGCAGCGGAACTGTCGGGCGTTCGTGTCGATCGGATGCTGCTCGCGGTCTATACGCTTACGGGCCTCATCTGCGCCATTGCCGGTTGGGCTCTCATTGGGCGCATCGGGTCGGTATCGCCCCAGGCCGGCCAGTTCGAGAACATCAATTCGATTACTGCTGTCGTGATCGGCGGTACCTCACTGTTTGGTGGGCGCGGCTCCATCCTCGGCACCATTTTCGGTGCGCTTATCGTTGGCGTGTTCGCGCTGGGTCTACGGCTTTGGGGGACAGACCCGCAATGGACGCAATTGTCCGTCGGCGCTCTCATCATCGTCGCAGTCGCTATCGACCAGTGGATCAGGAAGATTTCGGGATGA